The Blochmannia endosymbiont of Camponotus sp. genome includes a window with the following:
- the ftsH gene encoding ATP-dependent zinc metalloprotease FtsH, with the protein MSDMAKNLGLWLVIAIVFMSLFQSFGPSDSGSRKLDYSTFMYDLNQDQVKEARINGREIVVIKKDSNRYTTYIPVNDPKLLDILLTKKVKVVGEPPEEPSLITSIFISWFPMLLLIGVWVFFMRQMQGGGKGAMSFGKSKARMLTEDQIKTTFADVAGCDEAKEEVKELVDYLREPSRFQKLGGKIPKGVLMVGPPGTGKTLLAKAIAGEAKVPFFTISGSDFVEMFVGVGASRVRDMFEQAKKAAPCIIFIDEIDAVGRQRGAGLGGGHDEREQTLNQMLVEMDGFEGNEGIIVIAATNRPDVLDPALLRPGRFDRQVVVGLPDIRGREQILKVHINHVPLSSDVDILVIARGTPGFSGADLANLVNEAALFAARENKNMVSMAEFEKAKDKIVMGAERRSMVMTEAQKESTAYHEAGHAIIGRLVPEHDPVHKVTIIPRGRALGVTFFLPEGDAISTSRQKLESQISTLYGGRLAEEIIYGPNKISTGASNDIKVATSIARNMVTQWGFSEKLGPLLYAEEEGEIFLGRSVAKAKHMSDETARIIDQEIKFLIEKNYVRAHNLLIENVDILHSMKDALIKYETINASQINDLMNRKSIEPPSGWEHGSSDTSNDKNDSSCISSVKVPKSVNRESYNDNSDTAL; encoded by the coding sequence TTGAGTGATATGGCTAAAAACCTAGGTCTCTGGTTGGTTATTGCGATAGTTTTTATGTCTTTGTTCCAGAGTTTCGGGCCTAGCGACTCGGGTAGTCGTAAATTGGATTATTCTACTTTTATGTACGATTTAAACCAAGATCAAGTTAAAGAAGCTCGTATTAACGGTCGTGAAATTGTTGTTATAAAAAAGGATAGTAATCGCTATACCACTTATATCCCAGTAAATGATCCAAAATTGCTTGATATTCTTTTAACCAAAAAAGTAAAAGTTGTTGGAGAACCTCCAGAAGAACCTAGTTTAATTACATCTATTTTTATTTCTTGGTTTCCAATGCTATTATTAATTGGGGTATGGGTTTTCTTTATGCGTCAAATGCAAGGAGGTGGCAAGGGCGCAATGTCTTTTGGAAAAAGTAAAGCACGTATGTTAACTGAGGATCAAATTAAGACTACCTTTGCGGATGTAGCAGGATGTGATGAGGCAAAAGAAGAGGTAAAAGAATTAGTAGATTATTTGCGTGAACCTAGTAGATTTCAAAAATTAGGCGGAAAAATTCCAAAAGGAGTATTAATGGTAGGCCCTCCTGGTACTGGGAAAACGCTTTTAGCAAAAGCAATTGCTGGAGAAGCAAAAGTTCCATTTTTCACTATTTCAGGTTCTGATTTTGTAGAAATGTTTGTTGGTGTTGGAGCATCTCGTGTGCGGGACATGTTTGAACAAGCCAAGAAAGCTGCACCATGCATTATCTTCATCGATGAAATTGATGCAGTTGGTCGTCAAAGAGGAGCAGGATTAGGGGGAGGACATGATGAACGAGAACAAACTTTAAATCAGATGTTAGTAGAGATGGATGGATTTGAAGGAAATGAAGGAATTATTGTCATAGCTGCCACTAATCGTCCAGATGTACTGGACCCAGCCTTATTGAGGCCGGGTCGATTTGATCGTCAAGTAGTCGTGGGATTACCAGACATTAGAGGTAGAGAGCAAATATTAAAAGTACACATTAATCACGTACCATTATCATCGGATGTAGACATATTAGTAATTGCTAGGGGAACACCTGGATTTTCAGGGGCTGATTTAGCTAATCTTGTGAATGAAGCAGCATTATTTGCAGCTCGTGAAAATAAGAATATGGTATCAATGGCGGAATTTGAAAAAGCTAAAGACAAGATTGTAATGGGTGCTGAGCGTCGTTCTATGGTGATGACAGAAGCTCAAAAAGAATCCACAGCTTATCATGAGGCTGGCCATGCTATAATCGGCAGATTGGTTCCAGAGCATGATCCAGTGCATAAAGTTACTATAATTCCTAGGGGGCGCGCTTTAGGTGTAACATTTTTTTTACCAGAGGGTGATGCAATTAGTACAAGTCGACAAAAATTAGAGAGTCAAATTTCTACGTTATATGGAGGTAGACTTGCAGAAGAGATAATTTATGGTCCAAATAAAATATCTACTGGCGCATCTAATGATATTAAGGTCGCCACTTCTATCGCTCGGAACATGGTAACTCAATGGGGATTTTCTGAAAAACTTGGTCCGTTATTGTATGCAGAGGAAGAGGGAGAGATATTTCTTGGACGTTCAGTAGCTAAAGCAAAGCATATGTCTGATGAAACTGCTCGCATTATTGATCAGGAAATTAAATTTTTGATTGAAAAAAATTATGTTCGTGCTCACAATCTTTTAATTGAAAATGTAGACATCCTTCATTCTATGAAAGATGCATTAATAAAATATGAAACAATCAATGCGTCTCAGATAAATGATTTGATGAATAGAAAATCAATTGAACCTCCATCTGGATGGGAACATGGTTCGTCTGATACAAGTAACGATAAGAATGATTCTTCTTGTATTTCTTCAGTAAAAGTACCAAAATCAGTAAACAGAGAATCTTATAATGATAATTCTGATACTGCATTATAA
- the folP gene encoding dihydropteroate synthase, which produces MNLAVNKYNLNFSEVQIMGILNVTPDSFFDGGNYYTLSKAIDHAFHMISNGATLIDVGGESTRPGADIISDEEEAERVIPVVRAIAQRFDTCISINTSSALIIRESAAIGAHLINDVRSLTTKGSMQAAVHCKLSVCLMHMQGKPRTMQNFPKYSNILAEVSEYFSQQISRFESAGITRDKILLDPGFGFGKNLVHNYQLLANLKYFHRFGLPLLVGISRKSMLSLSDNQRNPKNRLIGSIACAVISAIQGARIIRVHDVKKTAEALQVVKTMFQHAKK; this is translated from the coding sequence ATGAATTTGGCTGTGAATAAATATAATTTAAATTTTTCTGAAGTTCAAATTATGGGTATTTTGAATGTTACTCCTGATTCCTTTTTTGATGGAGGAAATTATTATACTCTTTCTAAAGCGATTGATCATGCATTTCATATGATTTCTAATGGTGCCACTTTAATTGATGTGGGCGGAGAATCAACACGACCTGGAGCCGATATTATAAGTGACGAAGAAGAAGCAGAACGTGTTATACCTGTAGTACGCGCTATAGCACAACGTTTTGATACTTGTATTTCGATAAATACATCATCAGCATTAATAATACGTGAAAGTGCGGCTATTGGTGCTCATTTAATTAATGATGTACGTTCTCTCACTACCAAAGGATCTATGCAAGCTGCAGTACATTGTAAGCTATCAGTATGTTTAATGCATATGCAAGGCAAACCTAGGACAATGCAAAATTTTCCGAAATATTCTAATATCTTAGCCGAAGTAAGTGAATATTTTTCTCAACAAATATCTCGCTTTGAATCGGCTGGTATTACCAGAGATAAAATATTACTCGATCCTGGTTTTGGTTTTGGAAAGAATTTAGTACATAATTATCAACTCTTAGCTAATTTGAAATATTTTCATCGTTTTGGTTTACCTTTATTAGTTGGTATATCACGTAAATCGATGCTTAGCCTTAGTGACAATCAACGTAATCCTAAAAACAGGTTAATAGGTAGTATTGCCTGTGCAGTAATTTCAGCTATACAAGGCGCACGAATTATTCGTGTACATGATGTCAAAAAAACGGCAGAAGCATTACAAGTAGTTAAAACTATGTTTCAACATGCAAAAAAGTAA
- the glmM gene encoding phosphoglucosamine mutase: protein MKRLKYFGTDGIRGRVGSAPITPNFVLKLGWAAGKVLSRYSKSRSNQIIIGKDTRISGYMLESALESGLAAAGLSAALTGPMPTPAIAYLTRAFRAEAGIVISASHNPFYDNGIKFFSIKGTKLDSEVERSIEIELNKSLTCVDPKELGKANRIVDAAGRYIEFCKGTFPAHLSLRKLKIVVDCANGATYQIAPSVFRELGAKVVTIACRPNGVNINKECGATNIQQLRAQVLAKKADLGIAYDGDGDRVIMVDHFGNKVDGDQMLYIIAREKLYRNKQLTGGIVGTLMSNMGLVSALKQLNIPFIRAGIGDRCVLAMLKKKGWHIGGENSGHIVLLDKTTTGDGIIVALQILSAMVNNCVSLYELCNDMCLFPQILVNVYCSGTDSPLESDLVKKEAKAVAEELSEQGRVLLRKSGTEPYIRIMVEGKRYDKILYLANRIASVIRSQMK, encoded by the coding sequence ATGAAGCGCCTCAAATACTTTGGTACCGATGGTATTAGAGGTAGAGTTGGGAGTGCTCCAATCACTCCAAATTTTGTTTTGAAGCTTGGTTGGGCTGCAGGCAAGGTATTGAGTCGTTATAGTAAAAGTAGATCTAATCAAATTATTATTGGAAAAGATACTCGTATTTCTGGGTATATGTTAGAATCAGCATTAGAATCTGGACTAGCTGCTGCTGGTTTGTCTGCAGCATTAACTGGTCCTATGCCTACTCCAGCAATTGCATATTTAACTCGCGCTTTTAGGGCTGAGGCTGGTATTGTAATTTCTGCTTCGCATAATCCTTTTTATGATAATGGTATTAAGTTTTTTTCTATTAAGGGTACCAAATTAGATAGCGAAGTAGAGCGTTCTATAGAGATAGAATTAAATAAATCTTTAACATGCGTTGATCCAAAAGAACTAGGAAAAGCTAATCGTATTGTTGACGCAGCTGGTCGTTATATAGAATTTTGTAAAGGAACTTTTCCAGCTCATCTTAGTTTGAGAAAATTAAAAATAGTTGTAGATTGTGCTAATGGAGCTACTTACCAAATAGCTCCAAGTGTATTTCGTGAGTTAGGCGCGAAAGTGGTTACTATTGCGTGTCGTCCAAATGGAGTAAATATTAATAAAGAATGTGGTGCTACAAATATTCAGCAACTACGTGCTCAGGTATTGGCAAAAAAGGCAGATTTAGGCATCGCTTATGATGGAGATGGCGATAGAGTAATTATGGTTGATCACTTTGGAAATAAAGTAGATGGTGATCAAATGTTATATATTATCGCCCGAGAAAAATTGTATCGTAATAAGCAACTAACAGGAGGTATAGTAGGCACTCTTATGAGTAATATGGGACTCGTTTCGGCATTAAAACAGTTAAATATTCCTTTTATACGTGCTGGTATCGGTGATCGTTGTGTGCTTGCAATGTTAAAAAAAAAAGGTTGGCATATAGGAGGGGAGAATTCAGGACATATTGTACTCTTAGATAAAACTACTACAGGAGATGGTATTATTGTTGCTCTTCAAATATTGTCTGCAATGGTAAATAATTGCGTAAGTTTATATGAATTATGCAATGACATGTGTTTGTTCCCCCAAATTTTAGTTAATGTATATTGTTCTGGTACTGATAGCCCTTTAGAATCTGATTTAGTTAAAAAAGAGGCTAAAGCAGTAGCAGAGGAATTATCTGAACAAGGACGTGTGTTATTACGTAAGTCCGGCACTGAACCATATATTCGTATTATGGTGGAAGGAAAACGTTATGATAAAATATTGTATTTAGCTAATAGAATTGCCTCTGTAATAAGATCGCAAATGAAATAA
- the secG gene encoding preprotein translocase subunit SecG, with amino-acid sequence MYQTFLVIFVIIAVALIVLIMFQQNKGNDSGGMFSNRSLNDMLSSGGFSDGITRLIVILAILFFVLSLLLGNMNSKQNQKHIQNSARNSQF; translated from the coding sequence ATGTATCAAACTTTTTTAGTTATATTTGTAATAATAGCGGTAGCTTTAATCGTATTGATTATGTTTCAACAAAATAAAGGTAACGATTCTGGAGGAATGTTTAGTAATCGATCTTTAAATGATATGCTAAGTTCAGGAGGTTTTAGTGATGGCATAACTCGTTTAATAGTAATTTTAGCTATATTGTTTTTTGTACTTAGTTTGTTATTAGGAAACATGAATAGCAAACAAAATCAAAAACATATTCAAAATAGTGCACGAAATAGTCAATTCTAA
- the nusA gene encoding transcription termination factor NusA: protein MNKEILAVVEAVSNEKAVPQEKIFEALEIALAAATRKKYEQDIEVRVVIDRKSGQINTFRRWVVVEQVTQPTREITLDAARFENPKIKIYDYIEDVIESVSFDRITTQTAKQVIVQKVREAERAIIIEQFLSRQGDIVTGIVKKINRDSINIDLGNNAEGIINKEEMLPRENFRLGDRIRGILYLVRPDFKGPQLFISRTRTEMLVELFRIEVPEIGEELITIKTAARDPGSRAKIAVKTNDKRIDPIGACVGMRGARVQAISSELGGERVDVVLWDDNPVQFVINAMSPADVASIVIDEDKHTMDISVEESNLAQAIGRNGQNIRLVSQLSGWELNIMTVDELEKKRQIEICAVTNIFVNTLNISEQSAKILIDSGFSSLEELAYVPITELLSIKKIDTKTVEAIRNRAKNALKNFSITHNQDVKDNNNTVIINPIMELLRLSNIEYELALKLIKRGISTLEDLAEQDISILSGIEGVTKEKVGELIMEARNICWFNNDSKH, encoded by the coding sequence ATGAATAAAGAGATTTTGGCTGTAGTAGAAGCAGTTTCTAATGAAAAGGCTGTACCTCAGGAAAAAATTTTTGAAGCGTTAGAGATTGCATTAGCCGCTGCTACAAGAAAAAAATATGAACAAGATATTGAAGTGCGCGTTGTGATTGATCGTAAGTCAGGTCAGATAAACACGTTTAGGAGATGGGTTGTAGTAGAACAAGTTACTCAACCCACTAGGGAAATTACATTAGATGCTGCTCGGTTTGAAAATCCAAAAATTAAAATTTATGATTATATTGAAGATGTTATTGAATCTGTTAGTTTTGATCGTATTACAACACAAACTGCAAAACAGGTTATTGTCCAAAAAGTACGTGAAGCTGAACGAGCAATTATTATAGAACAGTTTTTAAGTCGTCAAGGTGACATTGTGACGGGCATAGTAAAAAAAATTAATAGAGATAGCATTAATATAGATTTAGGAAATAATGCTGAAGGAATTATTAATAAAGAAGAGATGCTGCCGCGTGAAAATTTTAGATTAGGAGATAGAATTCGTGGTATTCTGTACTTAGTAAGACCAGATTTTAAGGGTCCTCAATTGTTTATAAGTCGAACCAGAACTGAAATGTTGGTTGAATTGTTTCGCATTGAAGTACCTGAAATTGGAGAAGAATTAATTACGATTAAAACTGCCGCTCGAGATCCTGGTTCACGAGCAAAAATTGCTGTCAAAACAAATGATAAGCGTATTGATCCAATAGGCGCTTGTGTGGGTATGAGGGGAGCACGTGTTCAGGCTATTTCTAGTGAATTAGGAGGAGAACGCGTAGATGTCGTATTATGGGATGATAACCCTGTGCAGTTTGTTATTAATGCTATGTCCCCTGCTGACGTCGCATCCATTGTTATAGATGAAGATAAGCATACAATGGATATTTCAGTAGAAGAATCTAATTTAGCTCAAGCTATCGGACGAAATGGACAAAATATTCGTCTAGTATCTCAATTAAGTGGTTGGGAATTAAATATTATGACTGTAGATGAGTTAGAGAAAAAGCGTCAGATTGAAATATGTGCTGTTACCAATATTTTTGTGAACACCTTAAATATTAGTGAACAATCTGCTAAAATTTTAATTGATTCAGGATTTTCTTCACTTGAAGAATTAGCGTATGTACCTATAACAGAACTGTTATCGATAAAAAAAATTGATACTAAAACAGTGGAGGCAATTAGGAACCGTGCGAAAAATGCTTTAAAAAATTTTTCTATTACACATAACCAAGACGTTAAAGACAATAATAATACTGTTATTATTAATCCTATTATGGAATTGTTGAGATTGTCTAATATTGAATATGAATTGGCATTAAAATTAATCAAACGTGGTATCTCTACATTAGAAGATTTAGCTGAACAAGACATATCGATTCTGTCCGGCATCGAAGGGGTAACCAAAGAAAAAGTTGGAGAATTAATTATGGAAGCTCGCAATATTTGTTGGTTTAATAATGATAGTAAACATTAA